The genome window CGCTCGTACTCGCCCAATTCAAAATACGCCAGCCCCAGGCTGGAAAGCGCCAGGGGACTATCGGGCATCTCATCCAGCGCCTGGGCGTAGTACTGGGCGGCTTTCACCCAGTCCTGGTCCCATGCGGCGGAATGCCCCTGATTCATTGCCTGTTGGAAAACTGCCTGATTGCCTGCCATATCCTTAAGAATAACATGATTTTGATTCTCCCAACGCGGCTTTGCCAAATTGTTGGGAAACTGAAATGTGTCTCATTCCAGAGGCGTCATCTCTCCCCAGTTCTTTCCCCAGCGGGCTTCGGTGGTGAGGGGAATTTGCAGGGGGTAGGCTGTCTCCATGACGTGCTGTACCAGTTTTGCCGTCCCGGGCATTTCCTCGCGTGGCACTTCCAGCACCAGTTCATCATGCACCTGCAACAGCAGGCGCGCCCGACTGCCCGCCGCGCGCAGTGCCTCGGGCAGGCGAATCATCGCCAGTTTGATGATGTCCGCCGCCGTGCCCTGAATGGGGGCATTGATAGCTTCTCGTTCCTCGCGGGCTTTGAGCGCCGGGTTGGCGGGGTTCTTGAGATTGGGAAAATAGCGGCGGCGTCCCAGCAGGGTTTCCACGTAGCCCTCACGGGCGGCGCGGCGGCGCAGGTCGTCCAGAAAACGCTTGACGCCGGGGAACTGCTCAAAGTAGGCTTTGACGAAGTTCTCGGCTTCCGCCAGCGTCAGGTCGGCGGAGCGGCTCAACCCGAAGGCGCTCATCCCGTAAATCAGCCCGAAGTTGATGGCTTTGGCGTGACGGCGCATCTCGCGCGTCACCGCTTCCAGCGGCACGCCATAAATTGCCGCGGCGGTGGCGGCGTGAATGTCCTGCCCGGCGCGGAACGCCGCCAGCATGGCTTCGTCATTGGCAACGTGCGCCACAATGCGCAGTTCAATCTGCGAATAGTCCACCGAGAGCAGGACCCAGCCCTCATCGGCGATGAAGGCGTTGCGCACCTGCCGTCCGAGGTCGGTGCGGGTGGGGATGTTCTGCAAATTGGGGTCGGAAGATGCCAGCCGCCCGGTCACCGAACCGGTCTGATTGAAGCGGGTGTGCACCCTGCCGGTGCGCGGATTGACCTGCTGAGGCAGGGCGTCCACATAGGTAGATTTGAGTTTGCTCAACTCGCGGTTTTCGAGGATTAAATCCAGCACCGGATGCCTGCCGCGCAGTTCTTCCAGCACCTCTGCCGAGGTGGAGTACAGCCCGGCGCTGGTCTTCTTGCGGCGGTCGGGCGGTTCGAGGCGCAATTCCTCAAACAGCACCCGCGATAACTGCTGAGTGGAATTGATGTTGAAGGGGTGTCCCACCAGGGCGTAAATTTCTTTTTCAATTTCCGCCAGGCGCTGGCTGAGTTCCACGCCCATGCGCTGAAGGAAAGGCACATCCAGCAGGATGCCGTTCCACTCCATGTCCGCCAGCACCGGCACCAGGGGCATCTCCACGTCCTGGAACAGGCGGGTGACGCCGGCTTTGAGCATGCGCTCTTCCAGAATGGGCTTGAGCCGCAGGGTGATTTCGGCATCGGCGGCGGCGTAGGGGGCAACCTGCGCAACGGAAACCTGCGCCATGGTGCGCTGATTCTTGCCCGTGCCGATGAGTTCCTCAATGCGGGTCATCTGCACGCCCAGGTAGCGCTCCGCCATTTCCTTCAGCCCGAGGGCGCGCGAAGCCGGATCAACCAGCCACTCGGCAAGCAGGGTATCGAACGCCAGTCCCTGCGCTTCCATGCCCGCCAGACGCAGTGCCAGCAAATCGTACTTGAGGTTTTGTCCCACCTTGGGTTTGCGCGG of Anaerolinea thermophila UNI-1 contains these proteins:
- the polA gene encoding DNA polymerase I; amino-acid sequence: MPPVLYLIDGHALAYRAFFALTTSGMRLSTASGEPTAGVYGFASVLLRLLEQDKPEYLAVAFDGGYSFRDQIYSEYKATRAKMPDDLRMQMERIRELVDVFGFPRLELNGYEADDIIASIAHQAVKQGFGVKIITGDRDLLQLVDERIAVNLAGSKLSEARDFVRQEDVQAYLGIRPDQVVDFKALAGDPSDNIPGVRGIGEKTALALLKDYAHLEDIYAHLDDLPAKVRQKLEEGREMAFMSRELATIKRDLHITLELAQARTDAIPVEKVLDFFRRMEFRSLITRMEKIFGISAASAPQQVPLIPPEPTSIGQLSLFGEEIVRVGLPPQHDLNTVIVNTPETLAELCAKLAQAEWIALDTETTSTDPLNGALVGISLAVEPGTGYYLPVGHLTGEPQLPLESIRDALAPFLGDPRKPKVGQNLKYDLLALRLAGMEAQGLAFDTLLAEWLVDPASRALGLKEMAERYLGVQMTRIEELIGTGKNQRTMAQVSVAQVAPYAAADAEITLRLKPILEERMLKAGVTRLFQDVEMPLVPVLADMEWNGILLDVPFLQRMGVELSQRLAEIEKEIYALVGHPFNINSTQQLSRVLFEELRLEPPDRRKKTSAGLYSTSAEVLEELRGRHPVLDLILENRELSKLKSTYVDALPQQVNPRTGRVHTRFNQTGSVTGRLASSDPNLQNIPTRTDLGRQVRNAFIADEGWVLLSVDYSQIELRIVAHVANDEAMLAAFRAGQDIHAATAAAIYGVPLEAVTREMRRHAKAINFGLIYGMSAFGLSRSADLTLAEAENFVKAYFEQFPGVKRFLDDLRRRAAREGYVETLLGRRRYFPNLKNPANPALKAREEREAINAPIQGTAADIIKLAMIRLPEALRAAGSRARLLLQVHDELVLEVPREEMPGTAKLVQHVMETAYPLQIPLTTEARWGKNWGEMTPLE